One segment of Pan paniscus chromosome 20, NHGRI_mPanPan1-v2.0_pri, whole genome shotgun sequence DNA contains the following:
- the ZFR2 gene encoding zinc finger RNA-binding protein 2 isoform X15, whose protein sequence is MATSQYFDFAQGGGPQYSPEVETTPPALASGLPCALPWTVGCSGSDAVTALSPSLRGLACICSILWDPAW, encoded by the exons ATGGCGACGAGTCAGTATTTCGACTTCGCGCAGGGCGGCGGCCCGCAGTACAG TCCAGAAGTGGAGACCACTCCCCCAGCCCTTGCATCTGGGCTTCCTTGTGCCCTGCCTTGGACAGTTGGCTGCAGTGGAAGTGACGCTGTGACTGCCCTGAGCCCAAGCTTAAGAGGCCTTGCCTGCATCTGCTCCATCTTATGGGACCCTGCCTGGTGA